In uncultured Methanobrevibacter sp., the following are encoded in one genomic region:
- the frhB gene encoding coenzyme F420 hydrogenase subunit beta: MPLGTYKEALSARSTDSKILDVSQDGGIVSALLCYALDEGIIEGAVVAGTPDEDWRPIPTVVTSADEVIAAAGTKYSMSPTLSALKEATRQYGLEKVGVVATPCQTQGLRKAQAYPFTRFVVDKIKLLIGIYCMENFPMASLDTFATAKLGFDSLTDATKMDIGKGKFWLTKDGEDSGLAIKETHGYEQAGCNICMDYVAEWADVSTGSVGSPDGWSTVLTRTDDGDSIFKAAVDAGLIETKPMEEVKPGLPLLEKLAKGKKDKNGKERENRAKLGLPLPVEY, from the coding sequence ATGCCATTAGGAACTTATAAAGAAGCATTATCTGCAAGATCTACAGATAGCAAAATTTTAGATGTATCTCAAGACGGAGGAATTGTTTCCGCTTTACTTTGTTACGCACTCGATGAAGGAATCATTGAAGGTGCAGTTGTAGCTGGAACTCCTGATGAAGATTGGAGACCAATCCCTACTGTAGTAACTTCAGCAGATGAAGTTATCGCAGCAGCAGGTACCAAATACTCAATGTCCCCAACCTTATCCGCTTTAAAAGAAGCTACCCGTCAATATGGTTTAGAAAAAGTTGGTGTTGTAGCAACTCCATGTCAAACCCAAGGTTTAAGAAAAGCACAAGCTTATCCATTCACCAGATTCGTTGTAGACAAAATCAAATTACTCATCGGTATCTACTGTATGGAAAACTTCCCTATGGCTTCTCTTGATACCTTCGCAACTGCTAAATTAGGATTTGACTCCTTAACCGACGCTACCAAAATGGACATTGGTAAAGGTAAATTCTGGTTAACCAAAGATGGCGAAGACTCAGGATTAGCTATTAAAGAAACCCACGGTTATGAACAAGCTGGTTGTAACATCTGTATGGACTACGTAGCTGAATGGGCTGACGTATCCACCGGTTCTGTAGGATCTCCTGACGGATGGTCCACCGTATTAACCAGAACCGACGATGGTGACAGCATCTTTAAAGCTGCTGTTGACGCTGGTTTAATTGAAACAAAACCAATGGAAGAAGTAAAACCTGGTCTTCCTTTACTTGAAAAATTAGCTAAAGGTAAAAAGGACAAAAACGGAAAAGAACGTGAAAACAGAGCTAAATTAGGATTACCACTTCCTGTGGAATACTAA
- the map gene encoding type II methionyl aminopeptidase: protein MIESYIESGKIASRIREDASKMIKDGALAIDIVEYVESEILKSGAQIAFPCNLSINEVAAHYTSPAGDKTVIHAGDMVKLDLGAMIDGYIADTAVTIIADGNIDERYTQDEINLHEEIVEASAAGLEAAIATARAGVEISKIGAAVHEAISEYKLNPIFNLMGHSLEQNNLHAGISIPNYDNHDNYVLEEGQAVAIEPFATNGEGYINDAPGHYIFSYMANKPFRMKSTQRVLKYIQQNHRYVPFSGRWITDEFGERKGAIALKQLSDAMAVYPYAPLREKEGCFVSQKEHTLIIEKEGCTVTTI, encoded by the coding sequence ATGATAGAATCCTATATAGAATCTGGAAAAATCGCTTCAAGAATTCGTGAAGACGCTTCAAAGATGATTAAGGATGGTGCATTGGCAATTGACATCGTAGAATATGTTGAAAGTGAAATATTAAAGTCTGGAGCCCAAATAGCATTTCCATGCAACCTGTCAATCAATGAAGTGGCAGCACACTACACCTCCCCTGCAGGAGATAAGACCGTGATTCATGCAGGAGACATGGTCAAGCTGGATTTGGGAGCAATGATTGACGGATACATTGCAGATACTGCAGTGACAATAATAGCTGATGGAAACATCGACGAGAGATACACACAGGATGAGATAAACCTCCATGAAGAGATAGTTGAAGCATCAGCAGCAGGTCTTGAAGCTGCAATTGCAACAGCAAGGGCAGGAGTTGAAATCTCAAAAATCGGTGCTGCAGTGCACGAGGCAATATCCGAATACAAGCTAAATCCAATATTCAACCTTATGGGCCACAGCCTGGAGCAAAACAACCTGCACGCAGGAATATCCATACCAAATTATGACAATCACGACAATTACGTTTTAGAAGAAGGCCAAGCCGTAGCAATAGAACCGTTTGCAACAAACGGAGAGGGCTACATCAACGATGCCCCTGGTCATTACATCTTCTCATACATGGCAAACAAACCTTTCAGAATGAAATCAACACAAAGGGTATTGAAATATATCCAGCAGAACCACAGATACGTTCCATTTTCAGGAAGATGGATTACCGATGAGTTTGGTGAAAGAAAAGGTGCAATCGCACTCAAGCAATTATCAGATGCAATGGCAGTCTATCCATACGCACCACTGCGTGAAAAAGAGGGTTGCTTTGTAAGTCAGAAGGAACATACCCTTATTATTGAAAAAGAAGGCTGTACAGTTACAACCATTTAA
- a CDS encoding tyrosine-type recombinase/integrase: MTTKTKFSETDAKLSMMVERRNLTKDAIKNYNTVFKEIHELFDVTPSDIVRIGKREQKPYIDNETGNHDLLDLEDRSVTIYQFKYYNYLKSRGLTNRTIKLKLDTFRALLGEYDIQKPKPIKITIQNDRIRDEDIVSWREVETAMSYCKSIRDKAIISFFSTTGLRSSDVRRLTIGDLIKACDIYFENNEEKTIDNLLAKNPEEIYPCWEIMPSKTAKKSQLCVTFNTPEASTYIWQYLHNRIEYNIRKGRNEILKSDYPLFATSTNKELKSTAIEQLFQRLNKQLGDKMDKNGKYRRFRSHSLRKLFSTTCRRNITQVVINSDKTSEVDIISIFTGHVPPNESNSKVYEAIESDSHDSYLRKTYLALSPYLSIKDIKIKDIPTQEFKELEEQNKALRKQLEVQAVSMQREMDEQKEQYEKKIRHVESVNSALSSQVLDIQNQLDNLANANDLKRIQEYISGHELVEKYNLASTIIGYYKEDVKKEDFTGVTDYYIEDLITQAFNTTSAFQSTAIRDEYYRTDDNWKRIYSEIGLYEHDYIESNGYVLSKSQSKKITDELESYSIKLWEDNEKVKKSKVQSIIDNIVLRH; the protein is encoded by the coding sequence ATGACAACCAAAACCAAATTTTCTGAAACCGATGCTAAATTAAGTATGATGGTGGAACGAAGAAACCTTACTAAAGATGCAATTAAAAATTACAACACTGTTTTTAAAGAAATACATGAATTATTTGATGTCACGCCATCTGATATTGTTAGAATAGGAAAAAGAGAACAAAAACCATATATAGATAATGAAACAGGAAATCATGACCTTCTTGATTTGGAAGATAGGTCTGTAACTATATATCAATTTAAATATTATAATTATTTAAAAAGCAGAGGTTTAACTAATAGGACTATTAAGCTTAAATTAGATACATTCAGAGCTTTATTGGGCGAATATGATATTCAAAAACCTAAACCAATTAAAATAACCATTCAAAACGATAGGATTCGTGATGAAGATATTGTTTCTTGGAGGGAAGTGGAAACAGCAATGTCATATTGTAAGAGTATTAGGGATAAAGCTATAATTTCTTTTTTTTCCACTACTGGTTTAAGAAGTAGTGATGTAAGGAGATTAACAATCGGTGATTTAATTAAGGCATGTGATATTTATTTTGAGAATAATGAGGAAAAAACAATAGATAACTTATTAGCTAAAAATCCTGAAGAAATTTATCCATGTTGGGAAATCATGCCGTCAAAAACAGCCAAAAAGTCACAATTATGTGTTACATTTAATACTCCTGAAGCAAGTACATATATATGGCAATATCTCCATAATCGAATTGAATATAATATACGAAAAGGAAGAAATGAAATATTAAAATCTGATTATCCTTTGTTTGCAACATCTACTAATAAAGAACTAAAATCTACAGCTATTGAACAATTATTTCAAAGGTTAAATAAACAATTAGGGGATAAGATGGATAAAAATGGTAAGTATCGTAGATTTAGGTCTCATTCTCTTAGAAAATTGTTTTCCACTACTTGTAGGAGAAACATTACTCAAGTTGTTATTAATTCTGATAAAACTTCAGAAGTGGATATTATTAGTATATTTACTGGACATGTGCCACCTAATGAATCAAATTCAAAAGTGTATGAAGCAATTGAATCAGATAGTCATGATAGTTATCTTAGGAAAACTTACCTTGCATTAAGTCCCTATCTTAGTATTAAAGATATAAAAATTAAGGATATTCCAACACAAGAATTTAAAGAATTAGAAGAACAAAATAAAGCATTAAGAAAACAATTAGAAGTTCAAGCTGTCTCTATGCAGAGGGAAATGGACGAACAGAAAGAGCAATATGAAAAAAAGATTCGTCATGTGGAAAGTGTCAATTCAGCTTTATCTTCTCAAGTATTGGATATTCAAAATCAATTAGATAATCTTGCCAATGCTAATGACTTAAAAAGAATACAGGAGTATATTTCTGGACACGAATTAGTTGAAAAATATAATTTGGCTTCTACTATTATTGGATATTATAAGGAAGATGTTAAAAAAGAAGATTTTACTGGTGTTACTGATTATTATATTGAAGATTTAATAACACAGGCATTCAATACAACATCAGCATTTCAATCTACAGCAATTAGAGATGAATATTATCGAACTGATGATAATTGGAAGCGAATTTATTCAGAAATTGGGCTCTATGAACATGATTATATTGAAAGTAATGGGTATGTATTATCTAAATCCCAAAGTAAAAAGATTACTGATGAACTGGAGAGTTATTCAATAAAATTATGGGAAGATAATGAAAAAGTAAAAAAATCTAAAGTACAATCAATAATTGATAATATTGTACTTAGACATTAA
- a CDS encoding MarR family transcriptional regulator, translated as MSENESEPNFWSLIGYIKVSPARLNCITCIGTEYKMPKEIVDATGMRITQISNALHDLKEKKIVVCLNEENIKGRLYQNTELGLHLLEELKK; from the coding sequence ATGAGTGAAAATGAATCAGAACCAAATTTTTGGTCTTTAATTGGATATATAAAAGTTTCTCCAGCACGTTTAAATTGCATCACTTGTATCGGCACTGAATATAAAATGCCAAAAGAAATTGTTGATGCAACAGGAATGCGAATAACACAAATATCAAATGCATTACACGACCTAAAAGAAAAGAAAATAGTAGTCTGTTTAAATGAGGAAAATATCAAAGGCAGACTATACCAAAATACCGAATTAGGATTACATCTATTGGAAGAATTAAAAAAATAA
- a CDS encoding zinc ribbon domain-containing protein has translation MEKVYCTECGNELDEGAKFCPKCGQFTSLENNLKHTIKTKNDVDDLYANC, from the coding sequence ATGGAAAAAGTGTATTGTACTGAGTGTGGAAATGAATTGGATGAGGGAGCTAAATTTTGTCCTAAATGTGGTCAATTTACCTCCTTAGAAAATAATTTAAAACATACAATTAAAACTAAAAACGATGTTGATGACTTGTATGCAAATTGTTAA
- a CDS encoding zinc-ribbon domain-containing protein: MVKFCDQCGTQLNDDDAFCHNCGIPCDVSKRKTQNNSSKSNSILSDLGVNNIIEEVSNYQKNQNIRKKAIKSKKQIETQKKVNQQIKNEKPDGALFYVNGRDASLSVFEDYIELDFTGNPLKQFLSKLGGVKRIYYNQIHSIQKRDATINILGSIEFEVPGMAQSRQYGKSENVVHYRTFYQNEIDRIYDYVNQKILDIHSNRGGNSQIKVETNYMGQLKEAKELLELGAITQEEFDEIKQVCLEKMKNSNI; this comes from the coding sequence ATGGTTAAATTCTGCGACCAATGTGGAACACAATTAAATGATGATGATGCTTTTTGCCATAATTGTGGTATTCCATGTGATGTTTCTAAACGAAAAACACAAAATAATTCAAGTAAATCAAATTCTATTTTATCAGATTTAGGTGTAAACAATATAATTGAAGAGGTATCAAACTATCAAAAAAATCAGAACATTCGTAAAAAAGCAATAAAATCAAAAAAACAAATAGAAACCCAAAAAAAAGTTAATCAACAAATAAAAAACGAAAAACCAGATGGAGCATTGTTTTATGTAAATGGGCGAGATGCTTCATTATCTGTTTTTGAAGATTATATTGAATTAGATTTCACTGGAAATCCTCTAAAACAATTTTTAAGTAAATTGGGAGGTGTGAAAAGAATATATTATAATCAAATACATAGTATTCAAAAAAGAGATGCTACAATAAACATTTTGGGTTCTATTGAATTTGAAGTTCCAGGAATGGCACAATCAAGACAATATGGCAAAAGCGAAAATGTTGTTCACTATCGAACTTTTTATCAAAATGAAATTGATAGAATTTATGATTATGTAAATCAAAAAATTTTAGATATCCATAGTAATAGAGGAGGAAATTCACAAATAAAAGTTGAAACAAATTATATGGGTCAATTAAAAGAAGCTAAAGAATTATTAGAATTGGGTGCAATAACTCAAGAGGAATTTGATGAAATTAAACAAGTATGTTTGGAAAAAATGAAAAACTCTAATATTTAG
- a CDS encoding zinc ribbon domain-containing protein, with the protein MSKIFCTECGAELEESMQFCSKCGNKLDDKEETNSNISSSKKSYKNHIVIGYILAILGTILPSLAIFGAVVGIYLIYKSYDELISGKFNKTNVNVLLIIIFSILAIISLFNVGFVLFEIITIIIFNRVLETNSLGDYNFHTISKEKLIIVAVILILALVGSLWLSGTFSSSSTSDGSPKYVAGGQTTVFGKTFTIPEGFEESNRYGTSTFETVDFKNDKGASFEIHVSSDNQFPVSKYVKLQRDKTINGFDGQILYYQPANTERFVYFDNDGLLVYVAPETYPPEEIYDIVVC; encoded by the coding sequence ATGAGCAAGATTTTTTGTACTGAATGTGGGGCTGAACTTGAAGAGTCAATGCAATTTTGTTCAAAATGTGGTAATAAACTAGACGATAAAGAAGAAACAAATAGCAACATTTCTTCATCAAAAAAGTCATACAAAAATCATATTGTCATAGGATACATTTTAGCAATTTTAGGTACTATTTTGCCCAGTTTAGCAATATTTGGTGCTGTAGTAGGTATATATTTAATTTACAAAAGCTATGATGAACTAATCAGTGGAAAATTCAATAAAACCAACGTAAATGTATTATTAATCATTATTTTTTCAATATTAGCAATTATTTCATTATTTAATGTTGGATTTGTATTATTTGAAATTATTACAATTATTATTTTCAATCGTGTTTTAGAAACAAATTCTCTAGGGGATTATAACTTCCACACTATATCTAAAGAAAAATTAATCATTGTTGCAGTAATATTAATTTTAGCTTTAGTTGGTAGTTTATGGCTATCTGGAACTTTTAGTTCATCTTCAACATCTGATGGTAGTCCAAAATATGTTGCTGGAGGTCAAACAACTGTGTTTGGAAAAACATTCACTATTCCTGAAGGTTTTGAAGAATCTAATAGGTATGGAACTTCAACTTTTGAAACAGTTGATTTTAAAAATGATAAAGGTGCATCATTTGAGATTCATGTCTCTTCAGATAATCAATTTCCAGTAAGTAAATATGTTAAACTTCAACGGGATAAAACAATAAATGGTTTCGATGGACAGATATTATATTATCAACCAGCTAATACTGAAAGATTTGTCTATTTTGATAATGATGGATTATTAGTTTATGTTGCTCCTGAAACATATCCTCCCGAAGAGATATATGATATTGTTGTATGTTAA
- a CDS encoding DUF5906 domain-containing protein: MVIRTIDESENRRTDSNQFYKQLEMIYENLFYPIDEKRKGKYWKKPANNAKELVEFATNTNDEDKFIEIYTSINDDVVGTIRTIFLDFDLSKESQLEWELNHTLNTISDSEINPTIEKYKTREDISDLTDKERTHLLNYLSNKEKIELSELTEEEIQSYFYKKIKDGYLKEPFEDAMKVADYFTEHGIDVTVNWSGSKGLHIRIPLNELTFTDKINNDPKLFTLSLGEAIETSILHKPIKKSTLDYAVLNRNKGLQRLPVTQHSTSKLYSNFIQLNDDYSTAISHLLHVKSNYLPNTIDKKANTKKFMELSIVKEAISTATENKSDDNYPDEHANPHYNFSSDREELKEMIGKVYITGHRNEIGYRIVHVLRRSGFTQEEVESIFQELHITGSSDYADTIGGSIKYAYSKDIKHLCGMRHLIKGIEELPHFTGKKTVIDYFKSNFGYYDKPTETEVKPFKIKNKEVAVVVYENNTDKWIVFLEIIDGINLELNFNTLQGSFIRKNDDENLITFEFKYKKQLFKIAKDELKTIKAILADEDVEMPKLLDTKLKQYFKNNDDFISSKKELTLEQELIKLFSSYNVNVRKCRQRLGHYFKEKGMLLRKSINTPYLLDKNTNGYDSVDIDNLVIKLDNELFNNQDLVHSNDVKDAIGFVSNRQNPKYNIVKFNNCLYDMVNFKVISANDEPVFTLIEAAHNYNPQAKGEKVQHFLETSLAKPNNESKQDIEELKQGFLEMIGYILTSGNKLNAFFIIAGIGGAGKGVASNLITNIFGSDKVGRLQLQELTPDNRFATAHLENKQVNIVSDSPKKPIEDTGLLKSITGYDDIPVEPKGKDKYTIPKEEVPDMIVVCNNLPKFKDGIEEAIVQRVVIFEFLNRFRGTEEMNPNLLEELLTDPEEMEWLIYNGIEAYKKMITEGNDFKARIDDEKSREILGKFTDPIAHILPRLVKYSDTDISSEDPIITTELNQLIRYVAKCESLPIDVLDTKGHIKAKHLTSEIREEFGLGKEWTTTTKHIPQLKESRTIFPNLYKTEEYDVWLEKMNKDKKEKVK; encoded by the coding sequence ATGGTTATAAGAACAATAGATGAGTCAGAAAATCGAAGAACTGATTCAAATCAATTTTATAAACAATTAGAAATGATTTACGAAAATTTATTTTATCCAATTGATGAAAAAAGAAAAGGAAAATACTGGAAAAAACCAGCTAATAATGCAAAAGAATTAGTGGAATTTGCAACTAACACCAATGATGAAGACAAATTCATTGAAATATATACATCAATCAATGATGATGTAGTAGGAACAATACGAACGATATTTTTAGATTTTGACTTAAGCAAAGAATCACAATTAGAATGGGAATTAAACCATACATTAAATACTATATCTGACTCTGAAATCAATCCAACCATTGAAAAATATAAAACACGAGAAGATATAAGTGACTTAACTGATAAAGAACGAACGCACTTATTAAACTACTTAAGCAATAAAGAAAAAATAGAATTGTCTGAATTAACAGAGGAAGAAATACAAAGCTATTTTTACAAAAAAATTAAAGATGGTTATCTAAAAGAACCCTTTGAAGATGCAATGAAGGTCGCAGACTATTTCACAGAACATGGAATTGATGTAACTGTAAATTGGTCTGGAAGTAAAGGTTTACACATTAGAATACCTTTAAATGAATTAACTTTCACCGACAAGATAAATAATGACCCGAAACTTTTCACATTATCATTAGGCGAAGCTATTGAAACATCAATACTACATAAACCTATAAAAAAATCAACACTTGATTATGCAGTATTGAATAGAAATAAAGGTTTACAAAGATTACCAGTTACACAACATAGCACAAGCAAACTTTACAGTAACTTTATACAATTAAATGATGATTACAGTACAGCCATCAGCCATTTATTACATGTAAAATCCAATTATCTCCCAAACACCATAGATAAAAAAGCAAATACGAAAAAGTTCATGGAATTGTCTATTGTTAAAGAAGCTATTTCAACAGCTACAGAAAATAAATCTGATGACAACTACCCTGATGAACATGCAAATCCCCATTATAACTTTAGTTCTGACCGTGAAGAACTGAAAGAAATGATTGGAAAAGTGTATATTACAGGACATAGAAATGAAATTGGTTACAGAATTGTGCATGTATTGCGACGGAGCGGATTTACACAAGAAGAAGTTGAAAGCATCTTCCAAGAATTACACATCACAGGATCATCAGATTATGCCGACACTATTGGTGGAAGCATCAAATATGCTTATAGTAAAGACATTAAACACCTTTGTGGAATGCGACACTTAATAAAAGGGATAGAAGAATTACCTCACTTTACTGGTAAGAAAACTGTAATCGATTACTTCAAAAGCAACTTTGGTTATTATGATAAACCTACAGAAACTGAAGTAAAACCATTTAAAATTAAAAACAAAGAAGTAGCAGTTGTTGTTTACGAAAATAATACTGACAAATGGATTGTTTTTTTAGAAATCATTGATGGTATTAATCTAGAATTAAATTTTAACACACTGCAAGGTTCATTTATTAGAAAAAACGATGATGAAAACCTAATAACTTTTGAATTTAAGTACAAAAAGCAGTTATTTAAAATAGCTAAAGATGAACTAAAAACCATCAAAGCTATTTTAGCTGATGAAGATGTTGAAATGCCAAAATTGTTAGATACAAAGCTAAAACAGTATTTTAAGAATAATGACGATTTTATTTCATCAAAAAAAGAATTAACACTTGAACAAGAGCTAATTAAATTATTTTCAAGTTATAATGTTAATGTTAGGAAATGTAGACAACGATTAGGTCATTATTTTAAAGAAAAAGGAATGCTATTGCGAAAAAGTATCAATACCCCGTATTTACTAGATAAAAATACTAATGGATATGATTCAGTTGATATAGATAATCTAGTGATAAAACTAGACAATGAATTATTTAATAATCAAGACTTAGTTCACTCGAATGATGTTAAAGATGCAATTGGATTTGTTAGTAACCGACAAAACCCAAAATACAACATTGTAAAGTTTAACAACTGTTTGTATGATATGGTAAATTTTAAAGTAATATCAGCTAATGATGAACCAGTATTTACATTGATTGAAGCCGCACATAATTACAATCCCCAAGCTAAAGGAGAAAAAGTACAGCATTTCCTAGAAACATCATTAGCTAAACCAAATAATGAATCAAAACAAGATATAGAAGAATTAAAGCAAGGTTTTTTAGAAATGATTGGTTATATCTTAACAAGTGGAAACAAATTAAATGCTTTCTTTATCATAGCAGGTATAGGTGGAGCAGGTAAAGGTGTAGCTAGTAATCTAATCACAAACATTTTCGGAAGTGATAAAGTAGGTAGATTACAATTACAAGAGCTTACACCTGACAACAGATTTGCAACAGCACATCTAGAAAATAAGCAAGTAAATATTGTAAGTGACTCCCCTAAAAAACCTATTGAAGATACAGGACTGTTAAAATCAATTACAGGATATGATGACATACCAGTCGAACCTAAAGGTAAGGATAAATACACAATTCCTAAAGAAGAAGTTCCAGACATGATAGTTGTCTGTAATAACTTACCAAAATTTAAAGATGGGATTGAAGAGGCTATTGTGCAAAGAGTAGTTATATTTGAGTTTCTTAATCGATTTCGTGGCACCGAAGAGATGAATCCTAATCTTCTTGAAGAACTATTAACTGACCCAGAAGAAATGGAATGGTTAATTTATAATGGCATTGAAGCATATAAAAAAATGATTACAGAAGGAAATGATTTTAAAGCTAGAATCGATGATGAAAAATCAAGAGAAATATTGGGCAAATTTACTGACCCAATTGCACATATTCTACCAAGATTGGTAAAGTATTCTGATACAGATATCAGTAGTGAAGACCCTATTATTACAACAGAATTAAATCAATTAATTAGGTATGTCGCAAAATGTGAAAGCTTACCAATAGATGTTCTTGATACAAAGGGTCATATAAAAGCTAAGCATTTAACTTCAGAAATCCGTGAGGAATTTGGTTTAGGTAAGGAATGGACAACAACAACTAAACATATCCCTCAATTAAAGGAATCAAGGACTATCTTTCCAAATCTTTATAAAACAGAAGAATATGATGTTTGGCTAGAAAAAATGAATAAAGATAAAAAAGAAAAAGTGAAATAA
- a CDS encoding restriction endonuclease subunit S produces MGGGAKYNLKSVQWKEFYINELFEDIQRGKRLTKANFINGETPYVSSSSESNGVDTFIGNKEKVRIFENCITLANSGSVGSTFYHPYTFVASDHITHLKNDNFNKYIYLFIASIIKRLKSKYNFNREINDNRLKREVIILPITENEDIDYKFIEEYMMNLETGMIKKYLKYLKYKS; encoded by the coding sequence ATTGGGGGGGGGGCAAAATATAATCTAAAATCTGTTCAATGGAAAGAATTTTATATTAATGAATTATTTGAAGATATCCAAAGAGGTAAAAGATTAACAAAAGCAAATTTTATCAATGGAGAAACACCTTATGTATCGTCTTCTTCTGAATCAAATGGCGTTGATACATTTATAGGAAATAAAGAAAAAGTTAGAATATTTGAAAATTGCATAACATTAGCAAATAGTGGAAGTGTTGGCAGTACCTTCTATCACCCTTACACTTTTGTAGCAAGTGACCATATAACCCATTTAAAAAATGATAATTTTAATAAATACATCTATTTATTCATTGCTTCCATTATTAAAAGATTGAAATCAAAATATAATTTTAATAGAGAAATTAATGATAATAGATTGAAAAGAGAAGTAATAATATTGCCCATAACAGAAAATGAGGATATAGACTATAAATTTATTGAAGAATATATGATGAACTTAGAAACGGGAATGATTAAAAAATATTTAAAATACCTAAAATATAAATCTTAA
- a CDS encoding restriction endonuclease subunit S, with protein MALNEIINWKSFRFDEIFIIKGGFYNKKPPFNENGEIPFIGATNSNNGVTGFCLLQDIENSSKMGHGKNHDITNKIFEGNCITVTNNGSVGYAYYQTNQFTCSHDINVLYLKNFELNKYIALFLIVAIQQQKSCYAYSRKWRPMRMKSSNLILPTNNKGMPHYQYMEEFMKSKEKELIERYTNYLDSTNWGGGKI; from the coding sequence ATGGCACTTAATGAAATAATTAACTGGAAATCATTTCGTTTTGATGAAATCTTTATTATAAAAGGAGGATTTTACAATAAAAAGCCACCATTCAATGAAAATGGAGAAATCCCATTCATAGGTGCAACAAATTCTAATAATGGTGTGACTGGCTTTTGTCTATTACAAGATATTGAAAATTCATCTAAAATGGGACATGGAAAAAATCATGACATAACTAATAAAATTTTCGAAGGAAATTGTATTACTGTAACAAACAATGGTTCTGTAGGTTATGCATACTATCAAACAAATCAATTTACATGTAGTCATGATATAAATGTATTATATCTTAAAAATTTTGAATTAAATAAATATATTGCATTATTTTTAATCGTTGCAATCCAACAACAAAAATCTTGTTATGCCTACTCTAGAAAATGGAGACCTATGAGAATGAAAAGTTCAAATTTAATATTGCCTACTAATAACAAAGGCATGCCCCATTACCAGTATATGGAAGAATTTATGAAATCAAAAGAAAAAGAATTAATTGAAAGATATACTAATTATCTAGACTCTACTAATTGGGGGGGGGGCAAAATATAA